The genome window TTACCTGCGCACCCTGCTCCAGCAGTTTCTTGATGATCACCAGCGATGGGGCCTCACGCATGTCATCTGTTTTTGGCTTGAACGACAGACCCCAGATAGCAAAGGTCTTACCAGCAAGGTTACCATTAAAGTGCGCACTGATCTTGTTGAACAGCACTGACTTCTGGTTTTCGTTTACTTCTTCTACTGACTTCAGCACACGCATCTCGTAGCCATTCTCGCCTGCTGTACGGATAAGTGCTTTCACATCTTTCGGGAAGCAGCTTCCACCATAACCAATACCCGGGTAAATGAATTTGTTACCGATGCGGGCATCCGAACCAATACCTCGGCGCACCATGTTCACATCCGCTCCCATGATCTCGCAAAGGTTGGCAATGTCGTTCATGAAGCTGATCTTGGTTGCCAGCATGGCGTTGGCTGCATACTTGGTCATCTCCGCAGATGGAATGTCCATAAAGATCAACGGGTGGCCGTTCATCAAAAATGGCTTGTAAAGTTTGGTCATCACTTCTTCGGCTTTCTCAGAAGCAACACCTACTACAATTCTGTCTGGTTTCAGGAAGTCTTCAATGGCCGCACCTTCTTTCAGGAACTCCGGATTGGAAGCCACATCGAACGGAATCTCCACGCCACGAGCGGCTAACTCATCTTCAATGGCCTGGCGCACTTTGTTGGCTGTACCAACCGGCACGGTGCTCTTGGTCACCACTACCATATAGTCATTCATGTTCTGGCCAATAGCGCGGGCTACTGCCAGTACATATTTAAGGTCAGCTGAGCCGTCTTCGCCCGGAGGCGTGCCAACAGCAATAAATGCGGCATCGCAGCCCTGGATGCTGGTGGCCAGGTCAGTGGAAAAAGAAAGGCGCTCTTTCTGCGTGTTGCGCAGCACCATTTCTTCCAGTCCCGGCTCATAGATCGGCAGCACGCCCTTCTTTAAGTTCTCTATTTTATTGGTATCGATATCGATACAGGTAACATCTATACCTACTTCCGAAAAACATGTGCCTGTTACCAGACCCACGTAACCCGTGCCAACTACAGCTATTCTCATAAGTCTATAATTATTTCAAATGCAAATTTATACTTTTATATAGTAGGTTATACTTTTAATGGAAGTATAACCACTAACTTTTCATCTAACTATCTGGAAGAAAAGAATTTTCCCACCAATACTGAAAGACCAATAGCATCCATACTTGTGTTTGTAAAGCACCGCCCGCACTTCCTTTAAACGACTGCCGAAGCTTTCTTATTTGCGCTACATCAAATAGCTGCTGCGCTTCCACTAACTCGTCAGACAGATATTGATCAACCAAACCTGCACCTTCTGTTTGCAGAAAAGAGAGTAAAGGTATCTCAAATCCTTTTTTAGGCCTTTTATATAACTCGGCGGGCAGCATGTGCCGGAAAGTATCCTGTAATATTCTTTTCTGATACGATTTATCTATTTTGGAAGCCACAGGCAATGAAAAAGCAAATTTCACTACCCTGTGATCTAAAAACGGGCTCCTGATCTCCAGGCTATTTGCCATACCCATCAGGTCTGTTTTAGGCAACATATCATTTGCCAGCACCAGTTGCCAATCGGCACACAGTACGCTGTTCAGGTCGTAATGGTTTCTGGTTAAGCATTCTAAAAGCCGACTTTTTCGGGCTACGTATAAACGGTTAACTGCTTTATTCTTATGCTCTGGTTTAAGCAAAGCCAAAGCCTGTTGCTCTTGTTGCCAGGTGGCCCATAGCCAGTAACGATCCGGAGCTGATAGCTTAGCCCCTGCTGCAAAGCGGTGTAACTGTCTTACTTTATTCGATATAAAAGAGTTTCTCGATTTAGGCAAATTCTCCCATAAAAAGCCCAGAGCGGTTACCAGTTCAGTTGTTGCCCCTTTTGTTTGAGCCTGCAGTTCCGCACGGTGCTTGTTATAACCAGCAAATAATTCATCAGCTCCGTCTCCGGATAAAACTACTTTTAACTGCCTACTTACCTGCTTACTTAAACTATAAACTGCCAGTGCTGAAGAGTCTGCAAATGGTTCGCTCAGCCCATCCAGCATACCAAAAATATTGGTATACAGATCATGATTTGTAAGTCGTACTTCGGTGTGGTTGGTGTTATACTTCCGGGCAACTAAGCGGGCATAACTTGTTTCATCAAAAAATGGCTGCTCCGGAAAGCCGACCGAGAATGTCTGCAAACTAGGTACCTGCTCAGATGCCAGTGCCACAACAATAGAGGAATCGATACCACCACTTAGAAAAGCTCCTACAGGCACATCAGAAACCAGCCTTTCGGTTACTGCCTGCTCCAGTAGTTGCCTTAATTTAACTTGCTGCTGTTTATAAGTTAAGGTATTAGACGCTGCTTTTTCGCCGTCGAAGGGTAGTTTATACCAGTTGCTGTCGTGTACTTTATTGTTTTTAACCAGAAGAAAGTGCCCCGGCAGTAGCTTTTTAACATTTTTAAGTATAGTTGCAGGAGCCGGAATGTAAGTTAGCTGCAGGTACTGAAAGAGTGAAGTATAATCCAGTTCTCGAGGCACACCCAGCGCCATTAAAGCCTTTAACTCTGACCCAAACAGGAATTTATCTGCATCTTTATAGTATAGCAACGGCTTTTCGCCAAACCTGTCGCGCGCAATAAAGAGGCTTTGTTCAGCAGCATCATAAATGGCAAAAGCAAAAAAACCATGTAACCGCTTTAAACACTCCTGCCCTTCTCTTATGTATAATTGTAGAATTACTTCGGTATCAGAATCAGTAGTAAACTGCTGCCCTTTAGCTATCAACTTTGCCTGAAGTGATTTATAATTAAAGATCTCGCCATTATAAACAATGGTATACCTGCCAGTGGTGTCGGTTAACGGTTGGTTAGCAGTTGCTGAGGGGGCAATAACAGTCAGGCGCTGATGAGCCAGGGCCACTTTATCCCGCACAAAAGTACCGGAAGCGTCAGGTCCGCGATGCTGAATGGCAGCTGCTGCCGCTTTTAACCGGTTAAATGCTGTTAAACCAGCTTCCGTGAAGGCAAAAACTCCTGTTATTCCACACATACTTCCTGTAAAGTTAGCTTTTTTATACTTCAGGCAGCTGCTATCATAGCACCGGATTAGCAAAAAGTAAGCTCGTTTACTTAAAATTAACAACCCACCTTCCTAATACAAGTATAGCTTTAAGGAGAACACCCTGTTTATAGTATGAAACCAGACTGGCTAGATACCAACGAGTATCCTTTCGAATCTAAATACTTACAACTAGACTGCGGCAAAATGCATTACATAGACGAAGGCGAGGGCCCTGTTATTGTAATGGTACATGGTACGCCAGCCTGGTCGTTTATTTACCGTAACCTGATCAAGATCCTGCGCCCGCATTACCGCTGTGTAGCGATGGATATGATTGGGTTCGGACTTTCAGATAAACCTGAAGATTTCAGTTATAAACCGAGAGCACATGCAGCTAACTTCGAAAAGCTGATGGAGCACTTACAGCTAAAAAATATAACCTTAGTGGTTCATGATTTCGGCGCTCCCATTGGCCTGGCCTATGCTCTTGACCATCCTCAGAATATACGAAACATAGTTATGCTTAACACCTGGACCTGGTCCTTGTCAAAGCACAACACGTTTTCAAAAGCAAGTAAATATCTGGTTGGGCCATTGGGTAAATTCTTACATTCTAAAATGAACCTCTCGACTGGCGCATTGGTAAACGAGCTTTTTAGCGATGCCCATAATTTACCACAACCCATACAAGATCAGTATGTGAATGCCTTGGGCTCACCTGAACAACAGGTGCGCTCACTTGCCTGTGCCCGCGAATTAGTGGGTGTCAGCAAATGGTATGAAGAGTTATGGCAGAAACGTAAAAGTATACAGGATATCCCAACGCTTATACTTTGGGGTGAGCGTGATAAACTTGTAAAAATTGAAGCCCTGCAAAAATGGAAGCGCTTTTTCCATGAATGCTATGTAATACATTTTGAGGAAAGTGGACACTTTTTACAGGAAGAAAACGCTGAAGAATTAGCTGGCTATGTGAGTAATTTTATAAAGGAAGAACAAAAGAAACGTGAGCCGGCATTTTAAACTCAAGCCAAAACAACATTAAATATGAAAACGAATAAACCTCTTAAAGAAGCAATACTTAGAGCACCCGAATCAACAGAAGAAAACAATCAATCGCAGCAGGAGCAACTATATCATATGGGTGACATTTCACGCCCAGGAGGCGAAGCAAACAAACCGCATACCCCACAGGACCTTGTAGATGAAAGAGCACGCAATTGTATGGAGTCGTTGCACAACCTGCGGGAGTTGGAGTATGATGTGGAGAAAATAAAGAAGAGTAAACTGTAAGGTTTATAGTTTCAACCATAGTTTCTTTATTGCCATTTCACGCCTTTGCCAGAGCTAAATCCAAAATAATGGTTTCGTAGCATGCGGAGCGCCTATAATTGAATTGTAATCCCGAGCGTGGTCGAGGGATCTTATATGCCCTATAGTCCAGGTTTACAGTTCTCTAACCTTAGCTATCCTTTCATAGTTTCTTCCTATCCTGGGAGCTTTATTTGCCTACCGTTCTATAGTTAGCTTGACTCTCTCGGGACGAGCGGCCCCGTCTTCGGGCATCGCGCTGCTGATTTGAAGCTACCCTCGCTGTGCTCGAGTTGCCTGCGGCACCGCAATAAATCAAAGGCGCTCCACCCAAAGACTGTGTTCTTTCGATAGCTATAGTTCTTGTTAGGTAGAGGTGTTATAGTTATATATCTTTCTCGTGGTGGTAGGTTCGTAGGGACAGGTCGCGACCTGTCCGCTCACAGGCTGTAACAATGAAACTATAGCTTCAACTATAGCAGTTACAGAACTGTCCCCTTGAGGACAAGTGAGAACGGGAGTTCGAAACTTGCGACCGCAGGTCACAGGGGTGCTGAAACAGTAACTATGAAACTATAACAGCAACTATAGCAGTAACATCCCCTTTTGACAAGAGGGGAAGGAATGGTTGGATTACTATAACTATAGCAATTGCAAAACTCTTTCCTCTGACACACGAGAAGATTAGAAAGCGGTAAACTATAGAATTTATACAAAAATCTTCCCTGGATTTAGGATACCATTCGGGTCGAAGAGCTGTTTTATACCTTTCATCAGGCGTAGTTGTATCTCGTTCAAAGCAATACCAATATATGGCCTTTGCACCAGGCCAATGCCGTGTTCTCCTGAAATTGTTCCTCCCAATTGCACCACCAGCCTGAAAATCTCTTTTATACCTTCGGGTAATTTGTGTTGCCAGTCCTCATCGCTCATATCGCCTTTTATGATGTTTACATGCAAGTTTCCATCACCAGCGTGGCCGTAACAAACTGATTTAAAGTTATACCTGGCTCCTATTTCTTTTACACCATGTAACAGTTTCGGTAATTCAGCCCGTGGCACTACAGTATCTTCCTCTTTATAAACCGAATTCGCTTTAACTGCATGGGCCACATTTCGCCGCAGGCGCCACAAGTCTTCTTTCTGCTTTTCTGTATCCGCTACCAATATCTCGTCTATATCGAATTGTTCCAGTACCAGGTATACCTGTTCTGCTTCTTTAAACAACTGATCCATGTCGTTTCCATCCAGCTCTATCAGCAAGTGTGCCTGTATATCTGCCGGCAAGTTCACATCAATGCCCAGGTAGCGACCTGACCACTCAATAGCATCACGCTCCATAAACTCAAGCGCCGACGGAACTATACCCGCCATAAACAATTTAGAGACAGCTTCACAAGCCTGCTCCTCGTCACGAAAAGGCACCAGCATTACAATATTCTGTGGCGGAAATGGTATAAGCTTAAACACAATTTTAGTAATAACGCCGAGAGTCCCTTCGCTCCCGATCATCAACTGTGTAAGATTATAGCCTGTAGCGTTTTTAAGCACGTTGGCACCAGTCCAGGTTATTTCACCGGATGGCAACACTACTTCCACATTCAGTACATAATCTTTAGTTACGCCATACTTTACAGCTCGTGGCCCACCACTACTCTCACTAAGGTTACCGCCTAAAAAGCAGCTGCCTCTACTCGATGGATCAGGTGGATAGTATAAACCCTTAGCAATAACAGCCTCCTGGAATACCTGGGTAATAACACCCGGCTCTACAGTTGCCTGCAGGTTACGTTCATCTATAGTTACAATTTTATTTAGCCGCTCTGTAGAAAGTATAACTCCCTGATGTACAGCTAGTGCACCGCCACTTAGGCCAGTACCAGCTCCACGAGGCGTAACCGGGATCAGATTTTTATTGCAATACTGCATAATAAGGCTGATCTCAGCAGCGTTCGCAGGTTTAAGAACAACTTCAGGAGCGTAACGAAGATCTTCTGTTTCATCGTGGGTATAGCGGAGCATGTCATCAGCAGATGCTGGTAAAATTACATTTGCATCTCCAACTATAGCAGCGAAGGCAGCAACGGCTTCCGGAGTAACAGTGTTAAATTTCATTTTTAAAAAGCATGGGCATTGGCTATATTAGCAGACCCTATTATTTTATTTACTCACCTTCCTAAAGTAACGTTTTGAAAACAGCTTTTACAACTTCCCTCTTATTTATCTTTTTTATTATCCTGATGGCTTCCTGCCAGTCATCACAGCCGGTATTCAGTAAACGTGGCGACACCTACAAATCAGCGCGTGAGATTGCAGAAGAAAAACGCCAGGCCCGTAAAGCCCGGAAGCTGGCTCGCAAGAGCGGTAAAGCCGACCCTACCTTAGCTTCTAAAGACCGTACAAGCCGCACACGCATGCGTGCCAGCGGAGACATAGAGAAAGTAATTAAAACTGCCCGCTCTTTTACCGGTGTACCATATCGTTGGGGCGGCACTACCCGTGTAGGCATGGATTGCTCTGGTCTTTTGTGTACTTCTTTCCAAAGCATAGATGTTAAGCTGCCCCGTACATCAGAGGAGCAAAGCCGTTTTGGTAAAGAAGTTAAAATTAAAAATCTGCAGGAAGGTGATCTTGTCTTCTTCGGGGCCAACAAGTATAGCAACCAGATTACGCACGTAGGCATGGTTACTGAAGTTATAGACGACACTAATATTCGGTTCATTCATGCTTCCACAACCTTAGGGGTTATTGAGAATAATCTCTTTTCGGAGCATTATCAGAAGATATTTATTAAAGCGATAAGGCCTGCAATTTAAAGTTCTGAATTCTTCATCTATTAAATTATCCAATTATAAAAATACAAGTATACTTGGTTATAATACAAAATTATACTATAAATTGATATTGATTTAATTCATTCTACGTACTTATAAGTAGTCGTAACATATTGCACACTAACTACTTGCAAGTACTATGAAACATTTTTACATACTCCTGTTCTTTTGCGTTGGTTTACTGTTACAAGTACAATTGGCATGGGGACAGGGCGCTACTACAGCTGCTATAAATGGTACAATAAAAGATCAGAGCGGCACTCCACTACCTGGCGCTACAATCATTGCTGTACACAACCCCACTAACACACAATATGTAGCCACTACCAATGCCGAAGGATATTACAATATCCAGAACATGCGTGTAGGTGGCCCTTATACTGTCCGTACGTCGTATGTTGGTTATCAGGAGCAACGCTCAGAAAATATAACTCTTACCCTTGGTCAATCTTCGCGGATTGATTTTACCCTCTCAGAGAGCAGCCGCGAGCTTGGTGAAGTGGAGATTATAGGGGAACAAAACGAAATCCTAAACCAGGACCGCACAGGTGCAGCTACTAACGTATCAAGAGAACAAATAGAGCGGCTTCCTACATTAAACCGAAGTCTTCAGGACTTTACCCGTCTTACTCCACAGGCCTCAGGTAACTCTATAGCAGGTACTAACAACCGCTATAACAACATTACCATAGATGGTGCGGTTAACAACGACGTGTTTGGCCTTTCTTCCAGTGGTACACCGGGTGGCTCTGCAGGAACACAACCTATCTCGCTGGACGCCATCCAGGAAATACAGGTGGTGGTAGCCCCTTATGATGTAAAGCAAGGCAACTTTACGGGTGGTGGTATAAATGCTGTTACCCGCTCCGGTACTAACAAATTTTCAGGATCTGTTTATGGTTTTGGGCGTAACGAAGAGATTATTGGTAAAGCTGTTGAAGGCCCTCGCGTAAAGGCCGATGAATTTAAAAACTACCAATATGGCGCACGTATAGGCGGGCCTATACTTCAGGATAAACTGTTCTTCTTCTTTAACTATGATGCTACCAGGGTCACAGAGCCTGTTCGTTTTGCACCTGGCTCTGCTGAATCGCAGATCGATCTTGAAACAGCAGAGGAATTGGCAGGATTTGTACAGGAAACTTATGGCTACGATGTCGGCTCTTTCGGAACTATAGACCGTGATACAGAAAGTAACAAGTTCTTCGGAAGGCTCGACTGGAACATAACCAATAACCATCAGTTAACCTTACGCCATAATTTTGTAGATGCTTTTGACGATAACATCTCCAGAACACGTAGCTTTATCCGGTTCGGTAATAATGCTTACCGGTTTAACAGCAAGACCAACAGCTCTGTACTTGAACTTAACAGCCGGATCTCCAACGAGATGTCTAATAACCTGATTGTTGGTTACTCACGCATCCGGGAAGAAAGGGATGTAGCCGGAGAGCTTTTCCCACAGGTAACTATAGATGACCCGCTTGGTGTGTTTGAATTTGGTTCTCAGCGTTCATCTACTGCCAACGAACTTGACCAGGACATTGTTGAGTTTACGGACAACTTCTCATACTTACTCAACAAACATAACTTTACCATCGGTACGCACAACGAGTTTTTCAACTTCCGGAACCTGTTTATTAACAACTTAAATGGTCGCTGGGATTTCAGAAGCCTTTCTGATTTCTATAATGATAACCCTAACCGTGTTCGTGCCAGTTATTCACTCACCGAAGATGAACGTCCGGCAGCAGAATTTGATGCTATGCAACTAGGTGTTTACCTGCAGGATGAATATACTGCATCAGAAAGACTAAAACTTACTTTAGGCCTTCGTTTAGATGTACCAATATTCCCTGACGAACCGGAAGAAAATACAAAACTGGAGAGTGACTTCGCAGACATCTATCCAGGTTTGGAAACAGACCGAACTCCATCCGGAGAGTTTTTATGGGCACCACGCTTTGGCTTCAACTTCACCCCTACTGTTGATCGTACTTTCCAGATACGGGGTGGTACAGGTATTTTTACAGGACGTGTCCCTTTTGTGTGGCTGTCGAACCAGTTTGTAAACACAGGAACTATACTGGCAACTATAGACCAGCGTAATCCTGAAACGTTCATTTCTGACCCTGAAGATCAGCAGAGTGCCGGCCCTCCAGCCGCAAGAGTAGAAGTAAACGTCATCAGCAATGATTTTGAAATTCCGCAGGTATGGCGTAGCAACCTGGCTTTTGATTATACTTTGCCTTATGAAGTTATTGCCACTGTAGAAGGTATCTATTCAAAGACTTTGAATGATGTCGTGTATAGTGACCTGAACCTTGTAGCACCAACAGAAACCCTACCTGGTCAGCCTGAACGCTTTGTGTACCCAGCTGCCCGCCGGATAAATAACGATTATACCAACGTTCTGCTTCTTGATAATACTGACGAAGGCTACAGGTATAACCTTACCGGGCAGCTTCGCAAAGATTTCGATAATGGGT of Pontibacter deserti contains these proteins:
- a CDS encoding UDP-glucose dehydrogenase family protein, coding for MRIAVVGTGYVGLVTGTCFSEVGIDVTCIDIDTNKIENLKKGVLPIYEPGLEEMVLRNTQKERLSFSTDLATSIQGCDAAFIAVGTPPGEDGSADLKYVLAVARAIGQNMNDYMVVVTKSTVPVGTANKVRQAIEDELAARGVEIPFDVASNPEFLKEGAAIEDFLKPDRIVVGVASEKAEEVMTKLYKPFLMNGHPLIFMDIPSAEMTKYAANAMLATKISFMNDIANLCEIMGADVNMVRRGIGSDARIGNKFIYPGIGYGGSCFPKDVKALIRTAGENGYEMRVLKSVEEVNENQKSVLFNKISAHFNGNLAGKTFAIWGLSFKPKTDDMREAPSLVIIKKLLEQGAQVKAYDPVAMEEARHTLGDTIQYGKDEYETLIDADALLLVTEWPEFRSPNFTVASKLMKDKVVFDGRNIYDAKDLTEKGFTYYGIGVKQPVTELKTTV
- the asnB gene encoding asparagine synthase (glutamine-hydrolyzing) → MCGITGVFAFTEAGLTAFNRLKAAAAAIQHRGPDASGTFVRDKVALAHQRLTVIAPSATANQPLTDTTGRYTIVYNGEIFNYKSLQAKLIAKGQQFTTDSDTEVILQLYIREGQECLKRLHGFFAFAIYDAAEQSLFIARDRFGEKPLLYYKDADKFLFGSELKALMALGVPRELDYTSLFQYLQLTYIPAPATILKNVKKLLPGHFLLVKNNKVHDSNWYKLPFDGEKAASNTLTYKQQQVKLRQLLEQAVTERLVSDVPVGAFLSGGIDSSIVVALASEQVPSLQTFSVGFPEQPFFDETSYARLVARKYNTNHTEVRLTNHDLYTNIFGMLDGLSEPFADSSALAVYSLSKQVSRQLKVVLSGDGADELFAGYNKHRAELQAQTKGATTELVTALGFLWENLPKSRNSFISNKVRQLHRFAAGAKLSAPDRYWLWATWQQEQQALALLKPEHKNKAVNRLYVARKSRLLECLTRNHYDLNSVLCADWQLVLANDMLPKTDLMGMANSLEIRSPFLDHRVVKFAFSLPVASKIDKSYQKRILQDTFRHMLPAELYKRPKKGFEIPLLSFLQTEGAGLVDQYLSDELVEAQQLFDVAQIRKLRQSFKGSAGGALQTQVWMLLVFQYWWENSFLPDS
- a CDS encoding alpha/beta fold hydrolase, with protein sequence MKPDWLDTNEYPFESKYLQLDCGKMHYIDEGEGPVIVMVHGTPAWSFIYRNLIKILRPHYRCVAMDMIGFGLSDKPEDFSYKPRAHAANFEKLMEHLQLKNITLVVHDFGAPIGLAYALDHPQNIRNIVMLNTWTWSLSKHNTFSKASKYLVGPLGKFLHSKMNLSTGALVNELFSDAHNLPQPIQDQYVNALGSPEQQVRSLACARELVGVSKWYEELWQKRKSIQDIPTLILWGERDKLVKIEALQKWKRFFHECYVIHFEESGHFLQEENAEELAGYVSNFIKEEQKKREPAF
- a CDS encoding FAD-binding oxidoreductase gives rise to the protein MKFNTVTPEAVAAFAAIVGDANVILPASADDMLRYTHDETEDLRYAPEVVLKPANAAEISLIMQYCNKNLIPVTPRGAGTGLSGGALAVHQGVILSTERLNKIVTIDERNLQATVEPGVITQVFQEAVIAKGLYYPPDPSSRGSCFLGGNLSESSGGPRAVKYGVTKDYVLNVEVVLPSGEITWTGANVLKNATGYNLTQLMIGSEGTLGVITKIVFKLIPFPPQNIVMLVPFRDEEQACEAVSKLFMAGIVPSALEFMERDAIEWSGRYLGIDVNLPADIQAHLLIELDGNDMDQLFKEAEQVYLVLEQFDIDEILVADTEKQKEDLWRLRRNVAHAVKANSVYKEEDTVVPRAELPKLLHGVKEIGARYNFKSVCYGHAGDGNLHVNIIKGDMSDEDWQHKLPEGIKEIFRLVVQLGGTISGEHGIGLVQRPYIGIALNEIQLRLMKGIKQLFDPNGILNPGKIFV
- a CDS encoding C40 family peptidase; the protein is MKTAFTTSLLFIFFIILMASCQSSQPVFSKRGDTYKSAREIAEEKRQARKARKLARKSGKADPTLASKDRTSRTRMRASGDIEKVIKTARSFTGVPYRWGGTTRVGMDCSGLLCTSFQSIDVKLPRTSEEQSRFGKEVKIKNLQEGDLVFFGANKYSNQITHVGMVTEVIDDTNIRFIHASTTLGVIENNLFSEHYQKIFIKAIRPAI
- a CDS encoding TonB-dependent receptor gives rise to the protein MKHFYILLFFCVGLLLQVQLAWGQGATTAAINGTIKDQSGTPLPGATIIAVHNPTNTQYVATTNAEGYYNIQNMRVGGPYTVRTSYVGYQEQRSENITLTLGQSSRIDFTLSESSRELGEVEIIGEQNEILNQDRTGAATNVSREQIERLPTLNRSLQDFTRLTPQASGNSIAGTNNRYNNITIDGAVNNDVFGLSSSGTPGGSAGTQPISLDAIQEIQVVVAPYDVKQGNFTGGGINAVTRSGTNKFSGSVYGFGRNEEIIGKAVEGPRVKADEFKNYQYGARIGGPILQDKLFFFFNYDATRVTEPVRFAPGSAESQIDLETAEELAGFVQETYGYDVGSFGTIDRDTESNKFFGRLDWNITNNHQLTLRHNFVDAFDDNISRTRSFIRFGNNAYRFNSKTNSSVLELNSRISNEMSNNLIVGYSRIREERDVAGELFPQVTIDDPLGVFEFGSQRSSTANELDQDIVEFTDNFSYLLNKHNFTIGTHNEFFNFRNLFINNLNGRWDFRSLSDFYNDNPNRVRASYSLTEDERPAAEFDAMQLGVYLQDEYTASERLKLTLGLRLDVPIFPDEPEENTKLESDFADIYPGLETDRTPSGEFLWAPRFGFNFTPTVDRTFQIRGGTGIFTGRVPFVWLSNQFVNTGTILATIDQRNPETFISDPEDQQSAGPPAARVEVNVISNDFEIPQVWRSNLAFDYTLPYEVIATVEGIYSKTLNDVVYSDLNLVAPTETLPGQPERFVYPAARRINNDYTNVLLLDNTDEGYRYNLTGQLRKDFDNGLQTSLAYTYGKSKDVNSGTNSTALSNYEFNQIVNNPGNPELSYSRYDIRHRIIATGGYTFKFGENFATGVSLFYQGQSGLPFTYLYNGDINNDGNFGNDLIYIPRDANDINLIPIVDDDTDEVLFTVEEQREALEAFLADDDYLDDNRGGYAERNRARMPWTHQVDFRLLQDFYINAGDNRHTIQVTFDIFNIGNLLNQDWGRQYFVNNSANEIIRYEGRSDDGNPEFTFNPRNRAYNISQFESRWQGQLGLRYIFN